Proteins encoded in a region of the Rutidosis leptorrhynchoides isolate AG116_Rl617_1_P2 chromosome 9, CSIRO_AGI_Rlap_v1, whole genome shotgun sequence genome:
- the LOC139866116 gene encoding DNA-(apurinic or apyrimidinic site) endonuclease 2 has product MKIATYNVNGLRPRISQYGSLRNFLDSLDSDIICLQETKLSRQELRADVVSADGYESFFSCSRSLLKGRTGYSGVATFCKVKSSFSTNEAALPVDAEEGFTGLLHNYRDISITEMAEGLEGFDRQELLKIDSEGRCIITDHSHFVLFNIYGPRAACDDVDRIQFKLSFYKILQKRWEGLMLKGRRIIVAGDLNIAPSSIDRCDAGPDFENNEFRSWFRSLLVENGGLFFDVFRAKHPQRTEAYTCWSTNTGGEIFNFGSRIDHILSAGSCLHENKDLEGHNFFSCHVNECDILTQFKRCKPGATTSYRWKGEKSIKLEGSDHAPVFISLTEIPDVPLHNTPSLSTRYCPQVRGCQQTLVSMLSKRKSLEEVKAHEQSVTSLDEEISVQSCEPSVKSPLHDSCERKKKSKKGQSSQLSLKSFFSSSTANKDVKSISTDISFERCETVILKDSEFNTSEPDQVQCEPDTSSQTDKSKSALLEWQRIQQFMQNSIPVCKGHGEQCVSRVVKKAGPTFGRRFYVCARAEGPASNPEANCGYFKWADSGSKRKQES; this is encoded by the exons ATGAAGATTGCAACGTATAACGTAAACGGTCTAAGACCTCGTATATCCCAATACGGTTCACTCCGTAATTTTCTCGATTCTCTCGATTCTGACATCATCTGCCTTCAGGAAACCAAATTGTCAAGGCAAGAACTCCGAGCCGACGTCGTTTCAGCTGATGGGTACGAGTCCTTTTTCTCTTGCTCACGTTCTCTTTTAAAAGGCCGCACTGGTTATTCAG GTGTTGCTACATTTTGCAAAGTAAAGTCTTCTTTTTCAACCAATGAAGCTGCACTGCCAGTTGATGCAGAGGAAGGTTTTACTGGTCTATTACATAATTATAGAGACATTTCGATTACTGAAATGGCGGAAGGACTCGAGGGTTTTGATAGACAAGAGCTTCTTAAAATCGACAGTGAGGGTCGTTGTATTATAACTGATCATTCCCATTTTG TTCTTTTCAACATTTATGGGCCTCGAGCCGCGTGTGATGATGTTGATCGGATTCAATTCAAGCTCTCGTTTTACAAAATACTGCAG AAACGATGGGAGGGTTTAATGCTTAAAGGAAGGAGGATAATTGTTGCAGGTGATTTAAACATAGCTCCTTCTTCTATAGATAGGTGTGATGCAGGGCCGGATTTTGAGAATAACGA gtTCAGAAGCTGGTTTAGATCTTTACTAGTGGAAAATGGTGGCTTGTTCTTTGATGTCTTCAGAGCAAAACATCCTCAAAG AACAGAAGCCTATACTTGCTGGTCAACGAACACAGGTGGCGAGATATTCAACTTTGGGTCAAGGATTGACCATATTCTAAGTGCTGGTTCATGCTTACATGAAAATAAAGATCTTGAAGGCCACAACTTTTTTTCGTGTCATGTTAATGAGTGTGACATCCTAACACAATTCAAACGATGCAAACCTGGGGCCACAACAAG CTACCGATGGAAAGGAGAAAAAAGCATCAAGTTGGAAGGTTCAGATCATGCTCCTGTTTTTATCAGTTTAACAGAGATCCCTGATGTTCCACTGCATAATACGCCGTCTTTATCCACTAGATACTGTCCTCAGGTTCGAGGATGTCAGCAAACTCTTG TGTCAATGTTATCAAAAAGGAAATCATTAGAGGAAGTTAAAGCTCATGAACAATCTGTTACATCTCTCGATGAGGAAATCAGTGTACAAAGTTGTGAGCCGAGTGTCAAAAGTCCACTTCATGACTCTTGTGAAAGGAAGAAAAAGTCAAAGAAGGGTCAATCGTCACAGCTGTCACTTAAATCCTTTTTCAGTAGCTCAACCGCAAATAAAGATGTTAAGAGCATCAGCACTGATATTTCTTTTGAGAGATGTGAGACGGTTATTTTAAAAGATTCTGAGTTCAATACAAGCGAACCTGATCAGGTTCAATGTGAACCAGATACTTCTTCACAAACTGATAAGAGTAAGAGTGCTCTATTAGAGTGGCAAAGAATTCAACAATTTATGCAGAATAGTATTCCTGTTTGCAAGGGCCATGGTGAACAATGTGTTTCCCGGGTTGTGAAGAAAGCGGGACCTACTTTTGGTCGCCGTTTTTATGTTTGTGCACGTGCAGAG GGTCCGGCATCAAATCCTGAAGCAAATTGTGGTTACTTTAAGTGGGCTGATTCAGGATCTAAGCGCAAACAGG AATCATAA